In Terriglobia bacterium, the following proteins share a genomic window:
- a CDS encoding amidohydrolase family protein produces MDRRQWLGMMGATLVGRPGIPARAAQSHTSQPAHGKGSQIYLSEFQPKSMLTVPATDVERAKFPVIDIHTHLSFAAVNTNGVPMSEKLHFLAEPANLLAVMDRCNIHTLVDVTGGFGQGLVDAVRKFHTPHPDRFLVFTEPWYPKTNQPGYPKFQADAIEKAHQAGARGLKVLKTLGLYLRQNVTSGPLVKIDDRRFDPMWEACGSLGMPVVMHTADPDAFFLPTNRFNERYEELNNHPDWSFYGKDFPSKRELLDARTRVFARHPQTQFVALHVASLAGNLAEVAALLDRLPNVHVETAARINELGRQPRNSRKFFDKYQDRIIFGTDAVPPPFGDVTPQQIFGDKLYQIYCRFFETEDEYFDYAPAPKPPQGRWQIYGIGLPDSILRKVYYENAARLLKMKI; encoded by the coding sequence ATGGATCGAAGACAATGGCTTGGAATGATGGGGGCCACGCTGGTGGGCAGGCCCGGAATTCCGGCCCGCGCCGCGCAATCTCACACGTCACAGCCCGCCCATGGCAAAGGTTCGCAGATTTATCTCAGCGAGTTTCAGCCGAAAAGCATGTTGACCGTTCCGGCCACTGACGTCGAGCGGGCCAAGTTCCCGGTGATCGATATTCACACGCACCTTTCGTTTGCCGCGGTCAATACCAACGGCGTGCCCATGAGCGAGAAGCTGCACTTTCTGGCTGAGCCCGCCAATCTGCTCGCCGTGATGGACCGCTGCAACATCCACACTCTTGTGGACGTCACCGGCGGATTCGGGCAGGGACTGGTGGATGCCGTCCGGAAATTTCACACTCCGCACCCGGACCGCTTCCTCGTTTTCACCGAGCCGTGGTACCCGAAAACAAATCAACCGGGTTATCCGAAATTCCAGGCCGATGCCATTGAAAAGGCCCACCAGGCCGGCGCCAGAGGATTGAAGGTCCTTAAGACCCTGGGCCTCTATTTGCGTCAGAACGTCACCTCGGGTCCGCTGGTCAAGATCGACGACCGGCGCTTTGATCCCATGTGGGAAGCCTGCGGAAGCCTCGGGATGCCCGTGGTAATGCATACCGCCGATCCCGACGCCTTCTTCCTGCCCACCAATCGCTTCAACGAGCGCTACGAAGAACTGAACAATCACCCCGACTGGTCTTTTTACGGCAAGGACTTTCCCAGCAAGCGGGAACTGCTGGACGCGCGGACCCGCGTCTTCGCCCGCCATCCGCAGACGCAATTTGTGGCGCTCCACGTCGCGAGCCTCGCCGGGAACCTTGCAGAAGTCGCGGCGCTGCTCGACCGGCTTCCCAACGTGCACGTGGAAACGGCGGCGCGCATCAACGAACTGGGCCGCCAGCCGCGCAATTCCCGCAAGTTTTTTGACAAGTATCAGGACCGCATCATATTCGGTACCGACGCCGTGCCGCCGCCTTTCGGCGACGTCACTCCTCAACAGATTTTCGGCGACAAGCTCTATCAGATATACTGCCGGTTCTTTGAAACCGAGGACGAATATTTCGATTACGCTCCCGCGCCGAAGCCGCCGCAGGGCCGCTGGCAGATCTACGGAATCGGCCTGCCCGACAGCATTCTGCGCAAGGTTTATTACGAGAACGCAGCGCGATTACTGAAGATGAAGATTTAA
- a CDS encoding glycoside hydrolase domain-containing protein → MTRHRSLPLIALLLAEILFVLTAANAQRTNGTLQAWDVGPDMRLTPASVQTERGPEASAEAFRNEIVSMQLAVRAGQTLGPFKVTCEASDDAGPKALPCGWMEIRYPGYVPVVERGELMADPLLTSPPAEIKSNWTQGIWLTISVPADANPGDYKGALKVEAGGESKQIDLSLRVLDFTLPGMKKGDFYLNIWQDPAAVARVAKVPLWSPEHWKLLEAYTQDLAAHGQWSISTSIVYDPWRSQTGFVYPSMVEWRFPGEYQAGQASKFRFDFSVFDRYVEMMMKAGIDKSIQCFSMVDGPGPTSLCNIGYIDTTTGKLRVCPTHVGDAAYKDAWGAFLPALVNHLRQHGWLDRTYIGFDEKPQAIMKGIFSVLKANAPELKIALAGGSSSEESATAGDLILHYGALSRRDAVRKLLEERRGVGPTAFYTSCDTASPNTFIYSPQWESRLLPWITFQRGLAGYTRWAYQSWPDDVWQHPESRWHSGDSFLVYPGKNGPIDSTRWELLRQGIEDYDALAILKQKIADLRQTSGHSEEAARLEERMMGAIRGAVYLNRCQGVASPGLSRLEVDALLSESEGRQSMNYTSNARITSKFSPEDFVPDGNLDKQAWKTVDWVVMDHDASGQKHYPQSATEIATLWTPYYVYFAYRCKYETLNIYKDANPAAEKWGLWNRDVVEVFINAQPERVNHYYEFEVSPNNLWIDLEINKDHSPFNDANWDSGYDHATRVDAERHIWTCELRIPVAALGAKGIVAGAEWRLNLFRADGQGEDHQRRFLSWSSIPGGGTFHVPTRFGIIQFVK, encoded by the coding sequence ATGACTCGCCACAGATCGCTTCCGCTCATCGCGCTGTTGCTGGCTGAAATTCTTTTCGTGCTGACCGCCGCCAACGCCCAACGTACAAACGGCACGTTGCAGGCGTGGGACGTGGGCCCTGACATGCGTCTCACTCCCGCCAGCGTGCAAACCGAGAGAGGCCCCGAGGCGAGCGCCGAAGCTTTCCGGAACGAAATCGTCTCCATGCAACTTGCCGTTCGCGCCGGTCAGACGCTCGGACCGTTCAAAGTAACTTGCGAAGCTTCGGACGACGCCGGCCCGAAGGCGCTTCCGTGCGGCTGGATGGAGATTCGCTATCCCGGGTACGTGCCGGTGGTCGAGCGCGGCGAACTGATGGCGGACCCGCTGCTCACCTCGCCACCTGCGGAAATCAAATCGAACTGGACACAGGGAATCTGGCTCACCATTTCCGTTCCTGCGGATGCCAATCCGGGTGATTACAAGGGCGCGCTCAAGGTCGAAGCGGGCGGCGAGAGCAAGCAGATTGACCTGTCCCTCCGCGTGCTCGATTTCACTCTGCCCGGCATGAAGAAGGGCGATTTTTATCTCAATATCTGGCAGGACCCGGCCGCCGTGGCGCGCGTCGCCAAGGTGCCCCTATGGTCGCCTGAGCACTGGAAACTGCTGGAAGCGTACACCCAGGACCTCGCCGCCCACGGGCAGTGGTCCATCTCCACCAGCATCGTCTATGATCCGTGGCGTTCGCAGACCGGCTTCGTCTATCCCTCCATGGTGGAGTGGCGTTTCCCGGGAGAATACCAGGCGGGGCAGGCGTCGAAATTTCGGTTCGACTTTTCCGTCTTTGACCGCTACGTGGAAATGATGATGAAGGCAGGCATCGACAAGTCCATCCAGTGCTTCTCGATGGTGGACGGCCCGGGCCCAACCTCGCTTTGCAACATTGGATACATTGACACCACCACCGGCAAGTTGCGAGTGTGTCCCACCCACGTTGGCGATGCGGCATACAAGGACGCCTGGGGAGCTTTTCTGCCGGCGCTGGTGAATCATCTCAGGCAGCATGGCTGGCTTGATCGAACCTACATCGGCTTCGACGAAAAGCCGCAAGCCATCATGAAAGGAATCTTCAGCGTCCTCAAGGCCAACGCGCCCGAACTCAAGATAGCGCTGGCGGGCGGAAGCTCGAGCGAGGAATCCGCCACGGCCGGCGACCTGATCCTTCATTACGGAGCGCTCTCGCGGCGCGATGCCGTCCGCAAGCTGCTGGAAGAGAGGCGCGGCGTGGGGCCAACCGCTTTCTACACGTCGTGCGACACGGCCTCGCCGAACACCTTCATCTACTCGCCGCAATGGGAATCCCGCCTGTTGCCGTGGATCACGTTCCAGCGCGGGCTTGCGGGCTATACGCGGTGGGCCTATCAGTCGTGGCCGGATGACGTATGGCAGCATCCTGAAAGCCGCTGGCATTCCGGCGACAGCTTCCTCGTTTATCCGGGTAAGAACGGCCCCATTGACAGCACACGCTGGGAGCTGCTGCGCCAGGGAATCGAAGATTACGACGCTCTAGCGATACTGAAACAGAAAATTGCAGATTTGCGCCAGACTTCAGGCCATTCCGAAGAGGCAGCAAGGCTGGAAGAACGCATGATGGGAGCAATCCGCGGGGCAGTCTACCTGAACAGGTGCCAGGGCGTCGCCAGCCCCGGGCTTTCGCGGCTCGAAGTCGATGCTCTTTTAAGCGAGTCTGAAGGGAGACAAAGCATGAATTATACGAGCAACGCCCGGATCACTTCAAAATTTTCGCCCGAAGATTTTGTCCCCGACGGCAATCTCGATAAACAGGCGTGGAAGACGGTCGATTGGGTGGTGATGGACCATGATGCGTCCGGCCAGAAGCATTACCCGCAGTCCGCAACCGAAATCGCCACGCTGTGGACGCCGTATTACGTCTACTTCGCCTATCGCTGCAAATACGAAACTCTGAATATCTACAAGGACGCGAACCCGGCGGCCGAAAAGTGGGGACTCTGGAACCGCGATGTGGTGGAGGTTTTCATCAACGCCCAGCCCGAGCGCGTGAACCATTACTACGAGTTTGAGGTGTCACCCAACAACCTCTGGATCGACCTCGAGATCAACAAGGACCACTCGCCTTTCAACGACGCCAACTGGGACTCCGGTTATGACCACGCCACGCGCGTCGATGCCGAGCGCCACATCTGGACCTGCGAGTTGCGCATTCCTGTTGCAGCACTGGGAGCAAAGGGAATCGTTGCCGGTGCGGAGTGGCGCCTCAACCTGTTCCGTGCTGACGGGCAGGGGGAAGACCACCAAAGACGCTTCCTCTCCTGGAGCAGTATTCCGGGGGGCGGCACCTTCCACGTCCCAACGCGGTTTGGCATCATTCAATTTGTTAAATAG
- a CDS encoding RidA family protein — translation MRNLLKRSCVLLLLFFAHGFNHSLFAQDQVLKTIYPAGYKSNNLPYTPAVLAGGTLYVSGQGSLDAAGHVPEDFPGQFRQALQNLQNVLRGAGMDFGNIVWLNVYLTDMGNLSAMNQAYWNTIGANPPARTILQVAALPVGQKVEVNCIAVADTQERREIWPSGWKRGPHLDPPAILAGDVLYMSAQGDGNLVTGNRPSDFAGEVKQALDNVGEVLKAANMSYQNVVWVNPYMEAGGRQAYGAMNKVYASTFEFGNTPGRGTINVVGLPEGGHIVFSCIAGADLAKRKAVKPRNMPPSPTASPGILYGNTLYLSAKDGFIPGQGLVTGEFDLQLRQSMRNLLDGLEEADMDFSNVVWSTIYLREMPDYGQMNGLYKTFFQGMFPARTTLQQNFETGVPGAEQISVIAVATPKGK, via the coding sequence ATGAGAAACTTGTTGAAGCGAAGCTGCGTCCTGCTGCTCCTGTTTTTTGCCCATGGTTTTAACCATTCACTTTTTGCTCAGGATCAGGTGCTGAAGACCATTTATCCTGCCGGATACAAGTCCAACAATCTGCCCTACACTCCCGCCGTCCTGGCAGGTGGCACCCTGTACGTTTCCGGCCAGGGTTCTTTAGACGCTGCGGGCCACGTGCCGGAGGATTTTCCCGGCCAGTTCCGCCAGGCGCTTCAGAACCTGCAGAATGTGCTGCGCGGAGCGGGAATGGACTTTGGAAATATCGTGTGGCTGAACGTCTACCTCACCGACATGGGCAACCTGTCGGCCATGAACCAGGCCTATTGGAACACCATCGGCGCGAACCCTCCGGCGAGGACCATCCTGCAAGTTGCCGCGCTGCCTGTCGGGCAAAAGGTGGAAGTCAATTGCATCGCCGTTGCGGACACGCAGGAGCGGCGTGAGATCTGGCCGTCCGGATGGAAGCGCGGCCCGCACCTCGATCCTCCGGCGATCCTCGCAGGAGATGTCCTCTACATGTCAGCGCAGGGAGACGGCAATCTGGTGACGGGCAATCGTCCCTCGGACTTTGCGGGTGAAGTCAAGCAGGCCCTCGACAATGTTGGCGAGGTTCTGAAGGCAGCCAACATGAGCTATCAGAATGTTGTGTGGGTCAATCCATACATGGAGGCTGGCGGCAGGCAGGCTTATGGTGCGATGAACAAGGTTTACGCCAGCACTTTTGAATTTGGCAATACTCCCGGTCGGGGCACCATCAACGTTGTGGGCCTTCCGGAAGGTGGGCACATCGTTTTCAGTTGTATCGCCGGCGCAGACCTCGCGAAGCGCAAGGCGGTGAAGCCGCGCAATATGCCTCCGAGTCCGACGGCGAGTCCGGGCATCCTTTACGGCAATACGCTTTATCTCTCCGCCAAGGATGGATTTATTCCGGGCCAGGGTCTGGTTACCGGCGAATTCGATTTACAACTTCGGCAGTCAATGAGGAACCTGCTGGACGGCTTGGAGGAAGCCGATATGGATTTCTCGAATGTGGTGTGGTCAACGATCTACCTGCGCGAAATGCCGGACTACGGCCAGATGAATGGCCTTTACAAAACATTCTTCCAGGGAATGTTCCCGGCCCGCACGACCTTGCAGCAGAATTTCGAGACGGGTGTGCCGGGCGCTGAACAGATTTCGGTTATCGCCGTCGCCACTCCCAAAGGCAAGTAA
- a CDS encoding BON domain-containing protein: MTTRGLYQSKLLQKTFTMGSSVTLIALLFLFAPAASRADVGPSSAEITAGVQGRLYNAGIFKHGEVNVQVANGVATLTGAVDSYGQEMRAVRAARKQHGVNSVVNNIQVRSDDVSPQQILKKARHEVLTYPYYTVFDNITLSTQGNELTVAGQVTQPYKKSDLGNILADIRGVTNLKNDIQVLPLSSFDDHIRLAVARRIYGDPAFFNYGNQANPPIHIIVNNGNVALEGVVNSNVDRQKAAIDARFAATYFGLENNLQVESQKPA, translated from the coding sequence ATGACCACGCGGGGTCTGTATCAATCAAAGCTTCTGCAGAAGACATTTACGATGGGGAGCTCGGTCACGCTGATTGCGCTGCTGTTTCTGTTCGCGCCTGCTGCCAGCCGGGCTGATGTTGGGCCTTCGAGCGCCGAAATCACCGCAGGCGTCCAGGGCCGCTTGTACAACGCCGGCATTTTCAAGCACGGCGAAGTGAACGTACAGGTCGCAAACGGGGTTGCGACCCTGACGGGCGCGGTGGACAGCTACGGGCAGGAAATGCGTGCGGTTCGCGCCGCCCGGAAGCAGCATGGCGTGAACAGCGTGGTGAACAATATCCAGGTGAGGAGCGACGATGTCAGTCCGCAGCAGATTCTTAAAAAGGCACGGCATGAGGTCCTGACCTACCCGTACTATACGGTCTTTGACAACATTACGCTGTCAACGCAGGGAAACGAGTTGACGGTGGCGGGCCAGGTTACGCAGCCTTACAAGAAGTCTGATCTCGGCAATATTCTTGCCGACATTCGAGGAGTGACAAACCTGAAGAATGATATTCAGGTGCTGCCGCTGTCCTCATTTGATGACCACATCCGGCTTGCTGTGGCAAGACGGATTTACGGTGATCCGGCGTTCTTCAATTACGGAAACCAGGCCAACCCGCCTATCCACATCATTGTGAATAACGGGAATGTGGCCCTTGAAGGCGTCGTCAACAGCAATGTCGATCGCCAGAAGGCGGCGATTGACGCACGATTTGCAGCTACCTACTTCGGGCTGGAAAACAATTTGCAAGTTGAATCGCAAAAGCCTGCCTGA
- a CDS encoding pyrroloquinoline quinone-dependent dehydrogenase yields the protein MNRRNADNHGVMRLALALMFIAVFIPSQSGTLEAQQWPYYGGDPGGSKYSPLKQVNRENVSRLRLAWAYHTGDVSDGTGNPVRSSFECTPLVIGGIMYITTPFARVIALEAETGRQLWAFDPKLDKEKPYNLFINRGAAIWQHGDDKRLFFGTLDGRLFALDAGTGKPISGFGQGGYIDLRKGTADDFPDRLSGLSSPPLVYKDLVIAGSIVSDSEPQGPSGDVRAFDVHSGKLVWRFHMIQRPGEAGRETWPGPAWKQRGGGNAWSMLSCDVKRGILFVPGTSPSYDYYGGDRKGKDLFGNSLIALDAATGKLLWYYQLVHHDIWDYDLPAQPVLVTAHRDGQEIPAVAQVTKMGFVFLFNRVTGKPLFKIEERKVMASAIPGEQTWPTQPFPLLPAPVIRQTFSPDELTDLTPESRAECERVMGDAGPGGLYHPWGLKNTIIFPGTNGGSNWGGASFDPATETLYVNAMAEGEIGKMKKARAGSAIAYRLAGGRFQDSNRNFCEKPPWGLLTAIDLNSGKFRWQERLGVVDALLAKGVPPTGSANLGGSIVTAGGLLFIAATNDGRFRAFDKDTGKELWETRLPASGFATPMTFQGEKTGRQFIVIAAGGGNKYDAHFADALVAYALP from the coding sequence ATGAACAGACGGAATGCCGACAACCATGGAGTGATGCGCCTGGCGCTGGCTCTCATGTTCATCGCCGTTTTCATTCCGAGTCAGAGCGGGACGCTTGAGGCCCAGCAGTGGCCGTACTACGGCGGCGATCCGGGAGGCTCGAAATACTCGCCGCTCAAGCAGGTGAACCGGGAAAACGTCAGCAGGCTGCGCTTAGCCTGGGCTTACCATACCGGCGACGTCAGCGACGGGACAGGGAACCCGGTCCGGTCATCGTTTGAATGCACGCCGCTGGTGATCGGCGGCATTATGTACATCACCACGCCCTTTGCGCGCGTGATTGCACTTGAAGCGGAAACCGGCAGGCAGTTGTGGGCGTTCGATCCCAAGCTCGATAAGGAGAAGCCGTACAACCTTTTCATCAACCGCGGCGCGGCCATCTGGCAGCACGGCGATGACAAGCGTCTGTTTTTTGGCACGCTCGACGGCCGGCTTTTTGCGCTCGACGCCGGCACCGGCAAGCCCATTTCGGGTTTCGGCCAGGGAGGCTACATCGACCTGAGAAAAGGAACCGCGGATGATTTCCCTGACCGCTTGTCCGGCCTCTCGTCACCGCCGCTCGTCTATAAAGACCTGGTGATTGCCGGGTCGATCGTTTCCGACTCCGAACCGCAAGGCCCCAGCGGCGACGTGCGGGCGTTTGATGTCCACAGCGGAAAGCTGGTGTGGCGCTTCCATATGATTCAGCGGCCCGGCGAAGCTGGCCGGGAAACATGGCCGGGCCCCGCCTGGAAGCAGCGCGGCGGCGGCAACGCATGGTCAATGCTGAGTTGCGACGTGAAACGGGGGATCCTTTTCGTCCCTGGCACATCCCCTTCGTACGACTACTATGGCGGCGACCGCAAAGGAAAGGACCTGTTCGGCAACTCTCTGATCGCCCTCGACGCCGCCACTGGAAAATTGTTATGGTATTACCAGCTTGTGCATCATGACATATGGGATTATGACCTTCCAGCACAGCCCGTGCTGGTTACGGCACACCGTGACGGGCAGGAAATTCCGGCTGTCGCACAGGTCACCAAAATGGGTTTTGTATTCCTGTTCAACCGCGTTACAGGTAAACCTCTGTTCAAGATTGAAGAGCGCAAAGTCATGGCAAGCGCCATTCCCGGTGAGCAGACCTGGCCCACGCAGCCTTTTCCATTGCTGCCCGCGCCCGTCATCCGTCAGACGTTTTCTCCCGATGAATTGACCGACCTCACGCCCGAATCGCGCGCCGAATGCGAAAGGGTGATGGGCGATGCCGGCCCCGGGGGGCTCTATCATCCGTGGGGGTTGAAGAACACGATTATTTTCCCCGGCACCAACGGCGGGAGCAACTGGGGCGGAGCGTCATTTGACCCTGCCACCGAGACGCTCTACGTCAATGCCATGGCAGAGGGAGAAATCGGCAAGATGAAGAAGGCGCGAGCGGGATCAGCCATCGCTTATCGGCTGGCGGGCGGGCGCTTCCAGGATTCCAACCGCAATTTCTGCGAAAAGCCGCCCTGGGGCCTGCTGACGGCCATCGACTTGAACAGCGGTAAATTCCGCTGGCAGGAGCGCCTGGGCGTGGTGGATGCGCTGCTGGCCAAGGGGGTTCCGCCGACCGGCTCCGCGAACCTGGGCGGCTCCATTGTTACGGCGGGAGGCCTGCTCTTCATCGCGGCGACCAATGACGGACGATTTCGCGCCTTCGACAAGGATACCGGCAAGGAATTGTGGGAGACGCGCCTTCCCGCCAGCGGCTTTGCAACTCCCATGACTTTTCAGGGCGAGAAAACGGGCAGGCAGTTTATCGTGATTGCGGCAGGTGGCGGCAACAAGTACGACGCGCATTTCGCCGATGCACTGGTGGCCTATGCGCTGCCTTAA
- a CDS encoding aldo/keto reductase, with protein sequence MSKDVSRRKFLEGLAIGSAAGVGMLTGLHGTAEGATVERLPHRMLGQTGESVSILAFGGGSRFGMYKDEEASLAALNRALDLGITYVDTAHAYGSPAGESERRIGKVLKTRRKGIFLATKIEQRTRDGFMRDLEISLKRLDMDHVDLVHIHSLGFADDLAQIESPNGAMKGLIEAKEQKMTRFIGMTSHTDGPTMTKAIERHPLDCVQMALNAARNGKFEATALPAAQKKKLGIIAMKITGQEFLLGDGPGKTNINELLSYSVSLPVTTGVIGMPKVEDIDHNASLLRRFTRLDEEVMDRIRQQMSPSTEPLTKRLVGHLDIDQHHVCWA encoded by the coding sequence ATGAGCAAGGATGTTTCCCGCAGGAAATTCCTCGAAGGCCTTGCAATTGGCAGCGCAGCGGGCGTAGGAATGCTGACAGGCCTCCACGGAACGGCGGAAGGCGCTACGGTTGAGCGCCTCCCTCACCGGATGCTCGGACAGACGGGTGAAAGCGTTTCAATCCTGGCTTTCGGCGGCGGCAGCCGCTTTGGCATGTACAAGGACGAAGAGGCGTCGTTGGCGGCGCTGAACCGCGCTCTTGATCTGGGGATCACCTATGTTGACACGGCCCACGCCTATGGCAGCCCCGCTGGTGAAAGCGAGCGGCGCATTGGCAAGGTCCTGAAGACGCGGCGCAAGGGAATCTTTCTGGCCACGAAAATCGAGCAACGGACCCGCGACGGCTTCATGCGAGATTTGGAAATCAGCCTCAAGCGCCTCGACATGGACCATGTGGACCTGGTGCACATCCACAGCCTGGGTTTTGCGGATGACCTGGCACAGATTGAGTCTCCCAACGGCGCTATGAAGGGCCTGATCGAGGCCAAAGAGCAGAAGATGACCCGCTTTATTGGAATGACCAGCCACACCGACGGCCCCACCATGACCAAAGCGATCGAGCGGCATCCGTTGGATTGCGTGCAGATGGCATTGAATGCGGCGCGCAATGGGAAATTCGAAGCAACGGCGCTGCCGGCGGCGCAGAAAAAGAAGTTGGGCATCATTGCCATGAAGATCACGGGGCAGGAATTTCTGCTGGGCGACGGCCCCGGCAAGACCAATATCAATGAACTGCTCAGCTATTCGGTGAGCCTGCCGGTCACTACCGGAGTGATTGGGATGCCGAAGGTAGAGGACATTGATCACAACGCGTCGCTGCTGCGCCGCTTTACGCGGCTGGACGAAGAAGTGATGGACCGCATCCGGCAGCAGATGTCGCCCTCTACTGAGCCGCTGACCAAAAGGCTCGTCGGCCACCTGGACATTGACCAACACCACGTCTGCTGGGCATAG
- a CDS encoding MoxR family ATPase, with translation MSMEETPANPTVAESTELLSRVRESVQSVIRGKNEVVQLALVALFARGHLLIEDVPGVGKTTLAHSLARSFDCSFQRVQFTSDMLPSDVLGISIYNQQTEAFEFRPGPVFANIVLADEINRTTPKTQSALLEAMNEFQVTVDNHTYPLPQPFMVVATQNPVEHHGTYPLPESQLDRFLMRLRIGYPSAESEKEILTNSALADPVSKIRPSMTDVEVVEVQQAVRRVIVDDALIHYLLAIVEKTRRHPDLALGVSPRGSMMLYRAAQAMALVEGRNYCIPDDFKRLVLPVFAHRSMVSSDYTSTLKRSDHAETILKEIVESVAVPL, from the coding sequence ATGAGTATGGAAGAGACCCCGGCCAATCCAACAGTCGCCGAGTCAACGGAGCTGCTCTCCCGCGTGCGCGAGTCCGTTCAAAGTGTGATCCGCGGCAAGAATGAAGTTGTCCAGTTAGCGCTCGTGGCGCTCTTTGCCCGCGGGCACCTGCTGATTGAGGACGTTCCCGGCGTCGGCAAGACCACGCTGGCGCATTCGCTGGCGCGATCGTTTGACTGCTCATTCCAGCGGGTCCAGTTCACGTCTGACATGCTGCCTTCGGACGTTCTGGGCATCAGCATCTACAACCAGCAGACCGAGGCCTTCGAGTTCCGCCCGGGCCCGGTGTTTGCCAACATCGTTCTCGCCGATGAGATCAACCGCACCACGCCCAAGACCCAGAGCGCGCTGCTCGAGGCCATGAACGAATTCCAGGTGACGGTGGACAACCACACCTACCCGCTGCCGCAGCCCTTCATGGTGGTGGCCACGCAGAATCCCGTGGAGCACCACGGGACATACCCCTTGCCCGAGTCGCAGCTTGACCGCTTCCTGATGCGGCTGCGGATCGGCTATCCTTCAGCAGAAAGCGAAAAGGAGATTTTGACGAACTCCGCCCTGGCCGATCCGGTCTCCAAGATCCGTCCCAGCATGACAGACGTAGAGGTGGTGGAAGTCCAGCAGGCGGTGCGGCGGGTCATTGTTGACGACGCGCTCATCCATTATCTTCTGGCCATCGTTGAAAAGACCCGGCGTCATCCCGATCTGGCGCTCGGCGTCAGTCCGCGCGGCTCCATGATGCTGTATCGGGCCGCGCAGGCCATGGCGCTGGTGGAAGGGCGGAATTACTGCATCCCGGACGATTTCAAGCGCCTGGTGCTGCCCGTCTTCGCCCACCGCTCAATGGTGAGCTCCGATTACACTTCCACGCTGAAACGCTCGGACCACGCTGAAACCATTCTAAAGGAAATCGTGGAGAGCGTTGCGGTCCCTCTGTAA
- a CDS encoding cytochrome c3 family protein, with protein sequence MARNARNRVRMRTRCTVAFFLVAAVAEATSAGGAQAGRNAPGPVLQPIPFSHKLHCEKNIPCVLCHTTATTGETAGLPTAEVCMACHQSVAAGSPAIRKVASYARQHKPVPWVRVYKIRDFVFFSHQRHASARVGCAACHGKVCESDVLKQEIKLSMMFCVGCHKTEKATVNCDACHTLSM encoded by the coding sequence ATGGCACGAAACGCTCGAAACCGGGTGCGGATGCGGACGCGTTGTACCGTCGCGTTCTTCCTGGTTGCAGCGGTTGCTGAGGCTACCTCGGCAGGTGGCGCGCAGGCCGGACGTAATGCTCCTGGGCCGGTGTTGCAACCCATCCCTTTTAGCCACAAGCTGCATTGCGAAAAGAACATCCCTTGCGTGCTCTGCCACACGACGGCCACTACGGGCGAAACCGCCGGCCTGCCCACGGCGGAGGTCTGCATGGCCTGCCATCAATCTGTCGCCGCCGGAAGCCCAGCCATCCGCAAAGTCGCGAGCTACGCCCGGCAGCACAAACCGGTTCCCTGGGTGCGCGTTTACAAGATCCGGGACTTTGTATTCTTCAGCCACCAACGCCACGCCAGCGCGCGAGTAGGTTGCGCGGCATGCCACGGCAAAGTGTGTGAAAGTGACGTGCTGAAGCAGGAAATAAAATTGTCGATGATGTTCTGCGTCGGCTGCCACAAAACCGAAAAGGCAACGGTGAACTGCGATGCCTGCCACACGCTTTCCATGTGA